AGAATGCATTTCTTCATGGAGATTTGAATGAAGAAATTTACATGGATCTTCCTCTAGGATATAATACTTCTACGGGCGAGAAGGCGGTGTGCAGATTGAAAAAGTCCCTGTATGGATTGAAGCAATCTCCAAGAGCTTGGTTTGGAAGGTTCACGTCTTTCATGAAGAAGATTGGGTATAGGCAGAGTAACTTAGATCATATTTTGTTCTTGAAACACCGACAGGGTAAGCTTACTGCCTTGATCATTTATGTGGATAACATGGTAGTGACAGGTGATGACACTGGTGAAATTAGAAGATTGAAAGATCAGTTGTCTTCTGAATTTGATATGAAGGACCTTGGAATTTAAAGTATTTCTTGGGAATTGAGGTAGCCAGGAACAAGGACTGTACCATGCTGAGTCAAAGAAAACATGTTATGGATTTGCTAGTAGAGACTGGTATGCTTGATTGTAAACCAGTTAATACACCGATAGAACAGAACCATCAGATTGCAGAGTATCCTGATCAAGTTCCGACTGACAAATCTCAATATCAAATGTTAGTTGGAAGATTAATTTACTTGTTGCATACTAGACCTGACCTTGCTTATGCGGTTAGTGCGGTGAGTCAGTATATGCACAATCCTTGTGAAGATCACATAAATGCTGTAATGAGAATCTTGAGATACTTAAAGTCTGCTCCTGGAAAAGGCCTGGTGTTTCGTAAGCATGGACATTTGAGGACTAGTGGTTACACTGATGCAGACTGGGCAAGGAACATCGACAGGCGTTCTACTTCTACCTATTTTACATTTGTTGGTGGAAACTTAGTCACTTGGAGAAGCAAGAAACAGAATGTGGTGGCCCGTTCTAGTGCAAAAGCTGAGTACAGAGGTATGGCTCAAGGAGTCTGTGAGTTATTATGGTTGAGAAGCTAGTTTGGGTTTCAAGCAGAAATGGTCAATGCCTCTTCACTGTGACAATACTGCTGCGGTTGAAAACTTGAAACTGCACATAATCCTGTTCAGCATGATCGGACAAAGCATGTAGAGATTGATAGACACTTCATCAAGGAAAAGCTAGATGCTTGCATAATCTCTTTCCCATTTGTTCCTTTGGAGGAGCAGCTAGCTGACATCCTTACTAAAGCTGTGTCGTCTAGGGCGTTCAGTGACTCACTTGACAAGTTGAGCATTTAAGATTTGTATGCGCCAACTTGAGAAGGAGTGTTAACGTGAGTCCTAATCCTAGTATATTGGGAAGATGTATATTCTGTAATCAACTAGGATTATGTAAATCTTTCGGTGTAATTAGTTTCCTTCTAGGGTTAGAACTATGCTTGTATATATACCCGACTTGTGGTTTGTTCAATATATTAGCAAATTCCCAACCTTTTGTGTTCTGTTTGACTATTGTTGCATGTCTTAGATGCATACTTTATCTTGGTGACAATATCCTTACGCGATAGCGTATAAATCCGTTTCAGACGATAATTTATAAATTTGTTTCAAACAACAAGTTATTTTGAATATTTTGAACATCACAACAAGTTTGTTCTCATCTATTCATTATATCTATGATTTGTCATTCCGGCATCCGTGACACCACCACGGCGCCACACCACCGTCGCCTCGCAAGTAGAAGGCCTAGGCGGAGTGGCAACGAAGGTAACGTGTTCAGAAAATCTTATGTCCTATTGAAGTCCAAAATAAGCAAATAATAAAGGTTTTTTTCTTCTCTTCACCCAAGAATGAAAGAATTTGCAAACTACTCCCAAAAACTACGCATAATTACAAATGCATCACAAAGTACACAGTAGGCGGTAGCAGAAGAAGAGCAAATCGAGCAAAATGAGAGGGTATTTCAGTCACCCAAACATCCTTTATCAAGAACTAAGTGGTCTTAGACCGAAAATTTAACAAGATCGCAGGGGTGACCTAGTAAATTCAATGACAAAGCCATTATGATATCTGCAACAAGAGCAGCTCAATCCACCAAGAATCCAACACTAGCAGAAGAATTCTGAATCCCCCAGAAAGAGAAAAAAGGGCAAAAAGAAGAAAACCCAAAAAGAAAACCAACTACTATAATAAAGCTCAAAAACAAAAACACATTTTTGTGTTGAAGGTATCTCTCTCTATCTTTCCCTTTCTTTATTCATTTATTACTCATAAAAAAAAATATTGAAAAATTTATATACATCAGTATATGTACTTAATGTTGCTCTGTATTTTGGTTTTGGTAAAAAATCGGAGGTCCTCTGCTTTCTGGTTCTAGTTCTGTTTCTCCACATCTATTCTCTCTTCCCCACTTTGCTCTTACTCCACAGTCCTTTTGTAGGCATGGGCTTTATCATTCCGAATCAAAAGTTCGCAACTTTTCTCTTCTGGGTTTGATTCCGTTAGTGTTCACTATTGCGTGAGGTGATTGCAGGTGCTCTGTATTCATCAGCATGTCTCAGACTAACTGGGAAGCTGATAAAATGTAAGTTTCTCTTGCCAAGTTCTTTGTTTGTGTATCTTTTTGTTTCAGTTCCCCATCTGGGTTTTTCGTTATTTCTCTTAAGTGGCCTATTGCTGTTGTTTTCTGTTCGATTTGGGTTTCTGGTTTCTGGGTTTTGTTGGTTTTGCTGTTTTTGGGTTAAAGTTTTGATCTTTATGCTGTATTCTTGTACTTGGGTTGTTTTTAAGACTGTATTCTAGGGTTTGTTTCTTCTGATGGTTTTGAGTTGGCAAATATGTGGATTTGGTTCTTACGATATGATAGGTGTTTGGTAATATTGGACTGAGTCTTGTCCATTACATCAATTCTTTTCATATGGACTTTAGTAGCTGGGTTTTTTTCTCGGAGCAAAAATGTTGTCTTTAGCTGTTATTATCTGTGAAGTATCGATTTTTCTATTCTGAATGGCAGTGACTAATATGTAACATGGTGTTTTTGCATCCCAAAACACAGGTTGGATGTCTACATCCATGATTATCTAGTGAAAAGAGACTTGAAGGCTTCTGCTCAAGCTTTCCAAGCTGAAGGGAAGGTGTCTTCTGATCCTGTTGGTAAGCATATTCAGAAATTGTGATGTATTCTGCAAGGGGTACAAAGTTGTTTTTGTGCCAGGACATTATATTATGCAATTTCCAGTTTTATTCTCTGAAGATTCGCACAATTTTTTTTACAGCTATTGATGCACCGGGAGGTTTTCTATTCGAATGGTGGTCAGTTTTCTGGGATATATTTATTGCTAGGACCAATGAAAAGCATTCAGAGGTTGCTGCATCTTACATCGAGGTTAGTATGAGAGTGTTATACTGGAGATTTACTGAGTGAGGGAAATAGAGACCTTCTTGTGCGGACTGTTTCCATGCTTAATGTTTTGTTTACAAATCCTTGAAATGCTTTTTTGCTGTCATGGGAGTCACTTATTTGTCTAGTTGAACTAAATTCCGCTCCTATCCTGGAGTTAGAATTTGAGGTTTATTTTATTTTATTTGCTTTGTTACTTTCTCTGAATAAACAGTTGTTGGCCTATCCCATGAACTTTTGCTCTGAATGTCAACTTCCATATTACCCATTTGTAATTGCTGTTTTACTCTTCATTATTATGATTTTTCTGTACACAGTTGCTTTGTTTTTCTCCTTGAGTTTTGTCTGTATATCATTTCCCTTTTGGTTTAAGTCATCATATCATATTGTGTCATAGTGATAATATTCTATAGAAATCATTCTTTTTATAATCAGTAAGCCATTGATGTCCTTTCGGTACTTTGATATGGATAGTGGTCTCAAATTCAGAAGCCTTACATGGGTAGTTTTTAGCTATTAACAAATGTCATTCATATAATCATATTTGAATCTCATGACATATTGCAACTGCAGACACAGTTTATTAAAGCAAGGGAGCAGCAGCAGCAGCAGCAACAACAACAACAACAACAACAGCAACAATCCCAGCAGCCCCAACATTCACAACAACAACAGCAACAGCAACACATGCAAATGCAACAGATTATGATGCAAAGACATCAGCAGCAACAACAACAACAACAGCAACAGCAACAGCAGCAGCAACAACAACAGCCACAGCAACAACAGCAGCCACAGCAGCAACAACAGACACAACAGAGAAGAGATGGGGCCCATCTGTTAAATGGAAATACAAACGGGCTTGTTGGAAATGATCCTCTTATGCGACAAAATCCTGGAACAGCAAATGCTATGGCTACCAAGATGTACGAGGAAAGATTAAAACTTCCCCAGAGAGATTCTATGGACGATGCATCTCTTAAGGTAGGTGAATTATCCTTAAGTTTTAAAATGACTATTCAACTGTTTTCTGACCATATTAGAAACTATCTACAACAGAGATTTGGTGAGAATGTGGGCCAGCTTTTGGATCAAAATCATGCTTCATTATTAAAGTCAGCTGCAGCAGCTGGTCAGCCTTCAGGGTAATTTCTGTTATCTTTGACTGTTTTCTTCTTCTTATGGATCTGTTTTAAGTCTCTTGGTTCAAATGACACATTCTTGTCTATACTTGGCATTTGTCCTCTATGTTGCACAAAAAATTTATGGTTTACAGAAACAAATAATATATATGATAATAAATTTTGGACCTGCTATTGGATTTGCGGCCTGCATATGTCATCGAAAACTATAGATGTTACTGAAACAAGTAAATTATCATACATTCAGGGTTATATATGTTAAACATGCTAACTCTTTGTTTCAGGCAAGTTTTGCATGGTTCAGCCGGTGGGATGACTCAACAAGTCCAAGCTCGAAATCAGCAACTGCCAGGATCTACGCCAGTAGGTTCCTTTTTGTTTAATTCATTTATTATATGCATCCTTTATTTCTTTTGGTCTACTGACTTATACATGAATCAGGATATAAAGACAGAAATTAATCCTATATTAAATCCAAGAGCTCCTGAGGGATCATTGATCGGAATTCCAGGTTTGTTCAGCTCATTTTTATGTAGTCCTATGATGCTTTTGAAAATTCATTAGAAATCAACCACATTTTAGTATGTTCTATAACTTCTATTTGATGTTAACAATCAGTTATAGAAAGATTATTTGGGAGTTGCAATTGAAAGATTTCACCTAACAAAAAGTTAATATTGTAGAATTTTATGATAATTCATATTGATACTTGCACTTACAAGAGGTTATTTCATTTCAGGGTCTAATCAGGGTGGGAACAATCTAACTCTAAAAGGATGGCCACTCACAGTAAGTTTTTGATGACTGTAATCAGATTTTTTAGTCTTTGCTAGAGTAGTTGTGATTTCTGTTTGATATTCATCTCTGAAGTAGAGAATCTTAAAGTCATAATATTCTTGGCTATATCTTGAATAATTGAATTCATTATTGTTTGTCTTACATGTATCTTGGATGCTGATAATTTCTTCTTAAAACTATTAATCTCTTTCCTTCTGTTTAGGGTCTGGATCAACTTCGTTCTGGACTTCTTCAGCAACAAAAACCTTTTATGCAAGCTCCCCAGCCTTTTCATCAGCTTCAGATGCTGACACCACAACACCAGCAACAACTTATGCTTGCCCAGCAAAATTTGACATCGCCATCTGCTAGTGATGATAGTAGAAGACTAAGAATGTTATTGAATAATCGAAGTATGGGGATTGGGAAGGATGGCCTTTCGAATTCTGTTGGCGATGTAGTGCCAAATGTAGGATCGCCTCTTCAAGCTGCTTCTATGATGGCTCGTGGAGATACTGATATACTGATGAAGGTGCTTTTATTTATTATTAATCTTCATTAAATCTATTTTCTGCTTATAGTTGTAGTGGTTATATGGTTGAATTGTTTCCCCTCTGTTCTCCCACATGCTTTCAAATCATTCTTGCTACTTTGGCTTCTGAGATGCCTGTTTATTTGTAGTTAAAAATGGCTCAGCTACAGCAACAGCAGAATAGTAACCCACAACAACAGCTTCAGCAGCATGCTCTTTCTGCACAGCAGTTGCAAAGTTCAAATCATAATCCTCATCAGCAAGATAAAATGGGGGGTGGTGGCAGCATCACAATGGATGCTAGCATGTCTAACTCTTTTCGAGGAAATGATCAGGTCTGTCCTTTTGTTATTATAGAGAGGCATTATGTCCATTAATTTATGTACTTGAACAGTTTTCAGGGAAGGCTCCTAACATAGTCTTGTCATGGATTATAAGGTTTCAAAAAACCAGCCTGGGAGAAAGAGAAAGCAGCCAGTGTCATCTTCAGGCCCTGCCAATAGCACGGGAACAGCAAACACAACTGGACCTTCCCCGAGTTCAGCCCCTTCAACTCCTTCAACCCACACTCCTGGTGATGTAATATCAATGCCTGCCTTACCCCATAGTGGTGGATCCTCTAAGCCTCTGATGATGTTTGGTGCTGATGGTACTGGTACGCTTACCTCACCCTCAAATCCACTGGTGAGCGACTTCAGCTTCTTGTATTAGAAGGAAATGGCAATCTGCATGTATTCTCATTGGCATTCCATTTTGGCAGTGGGATGATAAAGATCTTGAATTGCAGGCTGATATGGATCGTTTTGTGGAGGACGGATCTCTTGATGATAATGTGGAGTCTTTTTTATCTCATGATGATGGAGACCCTAGAGATGCTGTTGGTCGATGTATGGATGTCAGCAAAGGTGCAGTATTGGATGAATATTTGCTTTAAATCCTAAACATATTATGTGCCACAAAGTTTTCTTGAAAATGATTCAATTGTTCTTTCTCACCTTTTAATTTGAATTTTGACTCCAGGGTTCACATTTACGGAAGTAAACTCTGTTAGAGCAAGCCCAAGCAAAGTTACTAGTTGTCACTTCTCATCGGATGGAAAACTTCTTACTAGTGGTGGCCATGATAAAAAGGTGAGCGAGTGAATTTCTACATTGTGAAGAAGAGATCTGGACAAAATTCAATTCTGCTCCGTATTGACTAGTTGGTTCTTTGGAAACATGAACCAAAAAACTAATTTAGTTATTTATTGTTCTCTAGTGCAGCGACTTCTTTTTGGTGGTGTTTTTGTTTCTATGACTGCTTGTTAATGTATGTTGCAGGCTGTATTATGGTACACTGATACTTTGAAGCCAAAGTCTACACTTGAAGAGCATTCAGCTTTGATAACTGATGTACGGTTCAGTCCAAGCATGCCACGTCTTGCAACATCTTCTTTTGACAAAACTGTCAGAGTCTGGGATGCTGATAATGTGAGTGCAATATTCTGATATTCATCATATTGTCTTATTGTGCAATGCTGCTAGATTTGTTTCTTACCCTAATATTTGGAAAAACTTTCCATTATGAGCTTATCTCTGCTGGTTGACCATTCTAATTAATTAACTTGGAGGGCTATATTCTTGTGAGTAATCTTTCTGATCGTTTCAATCGACATGTAATGAGTTGTAAGAAAGTTCTGTTTATGTCTTAATCTGCAGCCTGGTTATTCACTTCGCACCTTCATGGGACATAATGCGTCAGTGATGTCAGTAGATTTCCACCCGAATAAGGACGACCTTATCTGTTCTTGTGATGGGGATGGTGAGATTCGCTACTGGAGTATTAACAATGGCAGCTGTGCAAGAGTGTTCAAGGTAGAATTTCATGTACAGCATATTGAGGGTGCAGTAGTTGAGTGGGTTAAGACTGGTGGTTCTCATATATATTATCAGTTTGGTAATTTCTAATTTGTTTGAATGTATCAGGGTGGGACGACTCAGGTGAGATTCCAACCTCGCCTTGGAAGATATCTTGCTGCAGCAGCAGAGAATGTTGTATCTATACTGGATGTGGAGACACAGGCTTGTCGGCATTCATTACAGGTCAGTTAAACATATTATTTATTCATATGATATTGACATGACTGGAGCCGTTCTAAAGAGGACGTCCGCACAGCCTTTAAAGTGCGGACGTCCCTCCGTTCGCCACCGTACGGCGCCGGCGAGGGCGCGCCTCCACTCCAGCTGACTCCAGCAGCGTCCCCGACCACTTTCCATCCCCGGCGATTCCGCCGAATTCCAGTTTTCCGGCCAGATTGACTTTGTTTGAAGTTTTGGGTGATCTGGCCGGAAAACTGGAATTCGGCGGACTCGCCGGGGATGGAAAGTGGTCGGGGGCGCTGCTGGAGTCTGATGGGGTGGAGGCGCACCTTGCCGGCGCCGTACGGTGGCGAACGGAGGGACGTCCGCACTTTAAGGGCTGTGCGGACATCCGTCCTTTAAGGGCTGTGCGGACGTCCGCCTCTGATCCCAACTGTTGACATGACTTCTTTATCTTTGGATGCAATAATGACATTATTCCACATGTTGGACCTGCTCCAGTCCTGCAATTGTTAACAACTTTCTGCTAGCTCATGCATCTATTGTTTTGGATAATGGTGTTCTAATGTTCCTCTACAAAATCGTCCATTATTTCCTTATAATATTTTCATATAATTCGATCGTGTTACTTAAAATGTGGGTTTGGAATGCAGGGACATACAAAGCCAATTAAGTCTGTGTGCTGGGATCCGTCTGGTGAGTTCCTTGCATCCGTGAGTGAGGACTCGGTCAGAGTTTGGACTTTCGGATCAGGAAATGAAGGGGAGTGTGTTCATGAATTGAGCTGTAATGGCAATAAATTTCATTCCTGTGTCTTCCATCCAACATATACTTCACTGCTGGTCATTGGTTGTTACCAGGCAAGTCAAGTTTATACTGTTCCAAGCCCTTTGTATTTTTCTTTTACATGTTGAGTTGGAAACTCATTAAGTGTATTCTTTATATCTGAGAACTGCAGTCTTTGGAGCTATGGAACATGACAGAGGGCAAGACTATGACTCTATCAGCACACGAAGGTCTTATTGCTTCGTTGGCTGTGTCAACTGTAACAGGTTTGGTTGCTTCGGCTAGTCATGATAAGTGGGTTAAGCTTTGGAAGTGAAATGATTTTTTGTCAAGGAAATGTTGATACACTGATTAACTGCACTTTGCAATTTAGGATTAGTTTTCTACTGATCATGATCCAATGCTCGTAGTTTGTGTCTTTTGATTGCTTGATTAATCACCATCCTTTGCCTTGGATCTTGAACGATTCCACATGACCCTCTGACCTTGTACAATTATTGTTGTATGGTATTACTGTAATAGTATAACTGTATAACGTTGAGATCCTGATCATCCTTCACGGACCTCTTGTAACGGTCCAAACAATTTTATATAAATCTTATGCTTCCACTCTTTGGGTTTCATTGAGTTTTAAAACTATTGAATTCAGAAATTCAGGTTTCTTTCTGACTTACCCGAGCCGTTACATTTTCGGTGATTGCTTTTCAATGAATAACTTGAGAAAAGCATAATGTGTAACTGAGAAAAATATAATAATACTGTGAAGGTCTGCTGTGGCCAACTTAGGTACTCTTGGTATTCTAGTTTACATCGTGTAACATAAACATCGTATTCGACAGCCTCGTAGATTTCTTGGATTTTCCAACCTTTCTATTCCATCCTTTTCA
The window above is part of the Fragaria vesca subsp. vesca linkage group LG2, FraVesHawaii_1.0, whole genome shotgun sequence genome. Proteins encoded here:
- the LOC101298484 gene encoding transcriptional corepressor LEUNIG-like yields the protein MSQTNWEADKMLDVYIHDYLVKRDLKASAQAFQAEGKVSSDPVAIDAPGGFLFEWWSVFWDIFIARTNEKHSEVAASYIETQFIKAREQQQQQQQQQQQQQQQSQQPQHSQQQQQQQHMQMQQIMMQRHQQQQQQQQQQQQQQQQQQPQQQQQPQQQQQTQQRRDGAHLLNGNTNGLVGNDPLMRQNPGTANAMATKMYEERLKLPQRDSMDDASLKRFGENVGQLLDQNHASLLKSAAAAGQPSGQVLHGSAGGMTQQVQARNQQLPGSTPDIKTEINPILNPRAPEGSLIGIPGSNQGGNNLTLKGWPLTGLDQLRSGLLQQQKPFMQAPQPFHQLQMLTPQHQQQLMLAQQNLTSPSASDDSRRLRMLLNNRSMGIGKDGLSNSVGDVVPNVGSPLQAASMMARGDTDILMKLKMAQLQQQQNSNPQQQLQQHALSAQQLQSSNHNPHQQDKMGGGGSITMDASMSNSFRGNDQVSKNQPGRKRKQPVSSSGPANSTGTANTTGPSPSSAPSTPSTHTPGDVISMPALPHSGGSSKPLMMFGADGTGTLTSPSNPLWDDKDLELQADMDRFVEDGSLDDNVESFLSHDDGDPRDAVGRCMDVSKGFTFTEVNSVRASPSKVTSCHFSSDGKLLTSGGHDKKAVLWYTDTLKPKSTLEEHSALITDVRFSPSMPRLATSSFDKTVRVWDADNPGYSLRTFMGHNASVMSVDFHPNKDDLICSCDGDGEIRYWSINNGSCARVFKGGTTQVRFQPRLGRYLAAAAENVVSILDVETQACRHSLQGHTKPIKSVCWDPSGEFLASVSEDSVRVWTFGSGNEGECVHELSCNGNKFHSCVFHPTYTSLLVIGCYQSLELWNMTEGKTMTLSAHEGLIASLAVSTVTGLVASASHDKWVKLWK